Proteins co-encoded in one Aethina tumida isolate Nest 87 chromosome 7, icAetTumi1.1, whole genome shotgun sequence genomic window:
- the LOC109598105 gene encoding uncharacterized protein LOC109598105 isoform X2 has translation MNENKYDFVNRGVTASPEEDNRYEYTKHSISGVKKDLEAVIDLMGPETPQFRSSYEEPELESFSFSDKIMDECKVPKLAPHAQKYVEQTKIDSDESWNKTTCTETLPVDEAPSAIAEPATTGTECSTCNQPCPHPSYWNGHEFRCSCPENSATYNRRHYHRGIAKNHTPRFVARYGNKRRNIVQWLRRFVGANHSEASTNDYYKINVKESTIHRSPPKKLVFELVDRTLKQNRENILLNCNNPKCRKEAPPDRHKRMKNKTNENLIIREMYGDEQLSNVKKLRETISVLNKNVHHEPFPKKATLLDCDGTTRVDVYYFDHGDTQYLQTVDRSPLASTELLAERTENYTTKFWAEMFGTLHIGFSFCTSFCLQFCRFITVSLIRPLTVGLMQVSSDYLLKPLLATVFNAVLQPPLIFLKNLAVSFRDFVRPLAESIGFFLREIATVFSAFRFVEVKQTRFGDTQDSTEWTRKRSNSR, from the exons atgaaTGAAAACAAATACGATTTCGTGAATAGAGGAGTTACTGCAAGTCCCGAAG AGGATAACAGATATGAATACACCAAACATTCGATTTCTGGCGTCAAAAAGGATTTAGAGGCAGTAATCGATCTCATGGGCCCAGAAACGCCGCAGTTTAGGAGCAGCTACGAGGAACCAGAGTTGGAAAGCTTTTCGTTTAGCGATAAAATCATGGACGAGTGCAAg GTGCCGAAATTGGCGCCACACGCCCAGAAGTATGTGGAGCAGACGAAAATTGATTCGGACGAATCGTGGAACAAGACAACTTGTACGGAAACACTTCCCGTTGACGAAGCCCCTTCAGCAATTGCGGAACCGGCAACGACGGGCACCGAATGCTCCACCTGCAACCAGCCTTGCCCCCATCCCAGTTATTGGAACGGGCACGAGTTTCGCTGCAGCTGTCCGGAGAACAGTGCCACGTACAACAGACGACACTATCACCGGGGGATCGCTAAAAACCACACACCGA GGTTTGTGGCACGATACGGGAACAAGAGGAGAAATATAGTGCAGTGGTTGCGACGTTTTGTCGGTGCCAATCACAGCGAAGCCTCCACCAATGACTACTACAAAATCAACGTTAAGGAGTCTACGATACATAGATCTCCACCTAAA AAGTTGGTGTTTGAGCTGGTGGACCGCACGTTGAAGCAAAATCGGGAAAACATTCTTCTCAACTGCAACAATCCAAAATGCAGGAAGGAGGCTCCGCCAGACAGACACAAACgtatgaaaaacaaaacaaatgaaaatttgattatcaGGGAAATGTATGGGGATGAACAATTGTCTAACGTCAAAAAATTGAGAGAAACCATATCGGTTCTGAACAAGAATGTTCACCACGAGCCGTTCCCTAAAAAGGCTACACTTTTGGACTGCGACGGAACCACTAGGGTTGACGTCTATTATTTTGATCATGGAGATACGCA ATATTTGCAAACAGTGGACCGATCTCCTTTGGCGTCCACCGAACTGTTAGCAGAGAGAACCGAAAATTACACGACGAAATTTTGGGCGGAGATGTTCGGAACTCTGCACATTGGTTTTTCGTTTTGCACGTCGTTTTGTCTGCAGTTTTGCAGGTTCATAACTGTCAGCTTGATTCGACCTCTAACGGTTGGACTGATGCAAGTGTCGTCGGATTATCTGTTAAAACCGTTGCTGGCCACCGTCTTCAATGCGGTCCTGCAACCTCCTTTGATATTCCTTAAAAACCTCGCAGTGTCGTTCCGCGATTTCGTCAGACCGTTGGCGGAGTCCATCGGCTTTTTCCTGCGGGAGATCGCTACTGTGTTTTCGGCGTTCAGGTTCGTGGAGGTGAAGCAGACGCGTTTCGGGGACACGCAGGACTCGACCGAGTGGACGCGGAAACGTAGTAATTCCAGATGA
- the LOC109598105 gene encoding uncharacterized protein LOC109598105 isoform X1 → MNENKYDFVNRGVTASPEDLSPQEDNRYEYTKHSISGVKKDLEAVIDLMGPETPQFRSSYEEPELESFSFSDKIMDECKVPKLAPHAQKYVEQTKIDSDESWNKTTCTETLPVDEAPSAIAEPATTGTECSTCNQPCPHPSYWNGHEFRCSCPENSATYNRRHYHRGIAKNHTPRFVARYGNKRRNIVQWLRRFVGANHSEASTNDYYKINVKESTIHRSPPKKLVFELVDRTLKQNRENILLNCNNPKCRKEAPPDRHKRMKNKTNENLIIREMYGDEQLSNVKKLRETISVLNKNVHHEPFPKKATLLDCDGTTRVDVYYFDHGDTQYLQTVDRSPLASTELLAERTENYTTKFWAEMFGTLHIGFSFCTSFCLQFCRFITVSLIRPLTVGLMQVSSDYLLKPLLATVFNAVLQPPLIFLKNLAVSFRDFVRPLAESIGFFLREIATVFSAFRFVEVKQTRFGDTQDSTEWTRKRSNSR, encoded by the exons atgaaTGAAAACAAATACGATTTCGTGAATAGAGGAGTTACTGCAAGTCCCGAAG atCTTTCACCTCAAGAGGATAACAGATATGAATACACCAAACATTCGATTTCTGGCGTCAAAAAGGATTTAGAGGCAGTAATCGATCTCATGGGCCCAGAAACGCCGCAGTTTAGGAGCAGCTACGAGGAACCAGAGTTGGAAAGCTTTTCGTTTAGCGATAAAATCATGGACGAGTGCAAg GTGCCGAAATTGGCGCCACACGCCCAGAAGTATGTGGAGCAGACGAAAATTGATTCGGACGAATCGTGGAACAAGACAACTTGTACGGAAACACTTCCCGTTGACGAAGCCCCTTCAGCAATTGCGGAACCGGCAACGACGGGCACCGAATGCTCCACCTGCAACCAGCCTTGCCCCCATCCCAGTTATTGGAACGGGCACGAGTTTCGCTGCAGCTGTCCGGAGAACAGTGCCACGTACAACAGACGACACTATCACCGGGGGATCGCTAAAAACCACACACCGA GGTTTGTGGCACGATACGGGAACAAGAGGAGAAATATAGTGCAGTGGTTGCGACGTTTTGTCGGTGCCAATCACAGCGAAGCCTCCACCAATGACTACTACAAAATCAACGTTAAGGAGTCTACGATACATAGATCTCCACCTAAA AAGTTGGTGTTTGAGCTGGTGGACCGCACGTTGAAGCAAAATCGGGAAAACATTCTTCTCAACTGCAACAATCCAAAATGCAGGAAGGAGGCTCCGCCAGACAGACACAAACgtatgaaaaacaaaacaaatgaaaatttgattatcaGGGAAATGTATGGGGATGAACAATTGTCTAACGTCAAAAAATTGAGAGAAACCATATCGGTTCTGAACAAGAATGTTCACCACGAGCCGTTCCCTAAAAAGGCTACACTTTTGGACTGCGACGGAACCACTAGGGTTGACGTCTATTATTTTGATCATGGAGATACGCA ATATTTGCAAACAGTGGACCGATCTCCTTTGGCGTCCACCGAACTGTTAGCAGAGAGAACCGAAAATTACACGACGAAATTTTGGGCGGAGATGTTCGGAACTCTGCACATTGGTTTTTCGTTTTGCACGTCGTTTTGTCTGCAGTTTTGCAGGTTCATAACTGTCAGCTTGATTCGACCTCTAACGGTTGGACTGATGCAAGTGTCGTCGGATTATCTGTTAAAACCGTTGCTGGCCACCGTCTTCAATGCGGTCCTGCAACCTCCTTTGATATTCCTTAAAAACCTCGCAGTGTCGTTCCGCGATTTCGTCAGACCGTTGGCGGAGTCCATCGGCTTTTTCCTGCGGGAGATCGCTACTGTGTTTTCGGCGTTCAGGTTCGTGGAGGTGAAGCAGACGCGTTTCGGGGACACGCAGGACTCGACCGAGTGGACGCGGAAACGTAGTAATTCCAGATGA
- the LOC109598115 gene encoding palmitoyltransferase Hip14 isoform X2, translated as MYQNACGAAAASAGGCVETDRDCHGLINQEPSVPTIEHDYSGFDIVKATQYGAYGRVKELVEAGYNVNQRDSETVTLLHWAAINNRKAIIKFFIEKGAEVDAVGGELNATPLHWATRQGHLDAAVILMNAGADPTLRDAEGCSCIHLAAQFGHTALVAYFVARGVSPDLVDRTGMTPLMWSVWKVCSLDPTRLLLTLGASPNLSDQQGNTALHWAILARNTTAISTLILQGHASLNVPNHRGDTPLSMLQSQIGSMWVSQKVSEHIKDHINIASSKNFIKRIAKDKRLKWWCMVGTPFMAFYIAGAILSTSLLILIKIFLLVCLYIVIHYVGRILYDDRLMALLPLSIYLATKMWMYFTWFIYIMQFTTIITTVVFVTSSLLLWYCFLKSWLGDAGIISTSQQLQFRTIIDLAEKGPGGFEPSTFCSACLVRRPLRSKHCSVCNHCVARFDHHCPWVANCIGAKNHKHFIGFLASLVLMCSQMLYGSVQFWQNEPSCNVTSGEGFFQMMVAISQCDTWVAWVALNALFHCIWVFMLFVCQMYQESITRGIINIEHVSEKMVKPWICCFRSLA; from the exons atgtatcaaaacGCTTGCGGGGCTGCGGCGGCAAGCGCGGGCGGTTGCGTGGAGACGGACCGAGACTGCCATGGTCTGATCAACCAGGAGCCCAGCGTGCCCACCATCGAACACGACTATAGCGGCTTCGACATCGTCAAAGCCACACAG tacGGAGCATATGGGAGAGTGAAGGAATTGGTGGAGGCGGGCTACAACGTGAACCAAAGAGACAGTGAAACTGTAACACTGCTTCACTGGGCGGCAATAAACAACCGGAAGGCGATCATCAAATTCTTCATAGAAAAAGGGGCGGAGGTCGATGCGGTTGGGGGCGAACTGAACGCGACTCCCCTGCACTGGGCGACTAGACAGGGCCACTTGGACGCGGCggtgattttaatgaatgcgGGCGCCGACCCGACCCTCCGGGACGCAGAGGGCTGTTCCTGCATTCACCTTGCGGCTCAGTTCGGTCACACGGCGTTGGTCGCGTATTTCGTGGCGCGGGGCGTCAGCCCCGACTTAGTGGACAGGACTGGCATGACGCCTTTAATGTGGAGTGTGTGGAAGGTGTGCAGTTTGGATCCCACAAGACTGTTGCTCACGTTGGGCGCGTCGCCGAATCTCAGTGACCAGCAGGGCAACACTGCCTTGCACTGGGCCATCTTGGCAAGAAATACCACTGCTATTTCCACCCTTATCTTACAG ggaCATGCAAGTTTAAATGTTCCAAATCACAGAGGTGACACTCCATTGTCAATGTTACAGTCCCAAATTGGGTCTATGTGGGTCAGTCAGAAGGTTTCAGAACACATAAAAGATCACATTAATATAGCTagttccaaaaattttattaaaagaatagcTAAAGATAAG agATTGAAATGGTGGTGCATGGTTGGAACCCCATTCATGGCGTTTTACATCGCCGGCGCAATTCTCAGCACAAGTCTATTGATCCTCATCAAGATCTTCTTGCTGGTGTGTCTGTACATTGTGATCCATTACGTCGGTCGTATTTTGTACGATGATCGACTAATGGCCCTCTTACCTCTCAGCATATATTTGGCAACCAAAATGTGGATGTATTTCACCTGGTTCATCTACATAATGCAGTTCACGACTATCATAACGACAGTTGTGTTCGTTACGAGTTCTTTGTTACTTTGGTACTGCTTCCTTAAGTCGTGGTTGGGAGATGCAGGCATCATTTCCACATCTCAACAGTTACAATTCagg ACAATCATCGATTTGGCGGAGAAAGGGCCGGGAGGCTTCGAGCCGTCGACATTCTGTTCCGCCTGCTTGGTACGCCGTCCGTTGCGTTCGAAACACTGCTCCGTCTGCAACCATTGCGTAGCCCGTTTCGACCATCACTGTCCTTGGGTTGCAAACTGCATTG GAGCGAAAAATCACAAGCATTTCATCGGTTTCCTGGCCAGTCTTGTGCTGATGTGCTCGCAAATGCTGTACGGTTCGGTGCAGTTCTGGCAAAACGAGCCGTCGTGTAATGTGACATCAGGTGAGGGTTTCTTTCAGATGATGGTGGCAATCAGCCAGTGCGACACGTGGGTCGCCTGGGTGGCTCTAAACGCTCTCTTCCACTGCATCTGGGTCTTCATGCTATTCGTCTGTCAGATGTACCAG GAGTCAATTACAAgaggaattattaatattgaacatGTGTCGGAAAAAATGGTGAAACCGTGGATTTGTTGTTTTAGATCACTTGCTTAG
- the LOC109598115 gene encoding palmitoyltransferase Hip14 isoform X1 — MYQNACGAAAASAGGCVETDRDCHGLINQEPSVPTIEHDYSGFDIVKATQYGAYGRVKELVEAGYNVNQRDSETVTLLHWAAINNRKAIIKFFIEKGAEVDAVGGELNATPLHWATRQGHLDAAVILMNAGADPTLRDAEGCSCIHLAAQFGHTALVAYFVARGVSPDLVDRTGMTPLMWSVWKVCSLDPTRLLLTLGASPNLSDQQGNTALHWAILARNTTAISTLILQGHASLNVPNHRGDTPLSMLQSQIGSMWVSQKVSEHIKDHINIASSKNFIKRIAKDKRLKWWCMVGTPFMAFYIAGAILSTSLLILIKIFLLVCLYIVIHYVGRILYDDRLMALLPLSIYLATKMWMYFTWFIYIMQFTTIITTVVFVTSSLLLWYCFLKSWLGDAGIISTSQQLQFRTIIDLAEKGPGGFEPSTFCSACLVRRPLRSKHCSVCNHCVARFDHHCPWVANCIGAKNHKHFIGFLASLVLMCSQMLYGSVQFWQNEPSCNVTSGEGFFQMMVAISQCDTWVAWVALNALFHCIWVFMLFVCQMYQITCLGMTTNERMNKGRYTHFIANNGKSPFSKGPIQNLVEFFECGCFGLFKPEARDWLTSFDLDKNIERQPLLRHKENYQYV, encoded by the exons atgtatcaaaacGCTTGCGGGGCTGCGGCGGCAAGCGCGGGCGGTTGCGTGGAGACGGACCGAGACTGCCATGGTCTGATCAACCAGGAGCCCAGCGTGCCCACCATCGAACACGACTATAGCGGCTTCGACATCGTCAAAGCCACACAG tacGGAGCATATGGGAGAGTGAAGGAATTGGTGGAGGCGGGCTACAACGTGAACCAAAGAGACAGTGAAACTGTAACACTGCTTCACTGGGCGGCAATAAACAACCGGAAGGCGATCATCAAATTCTTCATAGAAAAAGGGGCGGAGGTCGATGCGGTTGGGGGCGAACTGAACGCGACTCCCCTGCACTGGGCGACTAGACAGGGCCACTTGGACGCGGCggtgattttaatgaatgcgGGCGCCGACCCGACCCTCCGGGACGCAGAGGGCTGTTCCTGCATTCACCTTGCGGCTCAGTTCGGTCACACGGCGTTGGTCGCGTATTTCGTGGCGCGGGGCGTCAGCCCCGACTTAGTGGACAGGACTGGCATGACGCCTTTAATGTGGAGTGTGTGGAAGGTGTGCAGTTTGGATCCCACAAGACTGTTGCTCACGTTGGGCGCGTCGCCGAATCTCAGTGACCAGCAGGGCAACACTGCCTTGCACTGGGCCATCTTGGCAAGAAATACCACTGCTATTTCCACCCTTATCTTACAG ggaCATGCAAGTTTAAATGTTCCAAATCACAGAGGTGACACTCCATTGTCAATGTTACAGTCCCAAATTGGGTCTATGTGGGTCAGTCAGAAGGTTTCAGAACACATAAAAGATCACATTAATATAGCTagttccaaaaattttattaaaagaatagcTAAAGATAAG agATTGAAATGGTGGTGCATGGTTGGAACCCCATTCATGGCGTTTTACATCGCCGGCGCAATTCTCAGCACAAGTCTATTGATCCTCATCAAGATCTTCTTGCTGGTGTGTCTGTACATTGTGATCCATTACGTCGGTCGTATTTTGTACGATGATCGACTAATGGCCCTCTTACCTCTCAGCATATATTTGGCAACCAAAATGTGGATGTATTTCACCTGGTTCATCTACATAATGCAGTTCACGACTATCATAACGACAGTTGTGTTCGTTACGAGTTCTTTGTTACTTTGGTACTGCTTCCTTAAGTCGTGGTTGGGAGATGCAGGCATCATTTCCACATCTCAACAGTTACAATTCagg ACAATCATCGATTTGGCGGAGAAAGGGCCGGGAGGCTTCGAGCCGTCGACATTCTGTTCCGCCTGCTTGGTACGCCGTCCGTTGCGTTCGAAACACTGCTCCGTCTGCAACCATTGCGTAGCCCGTTTCGACCATCACTGTCCTTGGGTTGCAAACTGCATTG GAGCGAAAAATCACAAGCATTTCATCGGTTTCCTGGCCAGTCTTGTGCTGATGTGCTCGCAAATGCTGTACGGTTCGGTGCAGTTCTGGCAAAACGAGCCGTCGTGTAATGTGACATCAGGTGAGGGTTTCTTTCAGATGATGGTGGCAATCAGCCAGTGCGACACGTGGGTCGCCTGGGTGGCTCTAAACGCTCTCTTCCACTGCATCTGGGTCTTCATGCTATTCGTCTGTCAGATGTACCAG ATCACTTGCTTAGGAATGACGACGAACGAGCGAATGAACAAAGGTCGTTACACCCACTTTATAGCGAACAACGGTAAAAGTCCATTTTCCAAGGGTCCGATCCAGAATCTGGTGGAGTTTTTCGAGTGCGGCTGTTTCGGTTTGTTTAAACCGGAGGCACGGGACTGGCTAACCAGTTTCGATCTCGACAAGAACATCGAGAGGCAGCCGCTGCTTAGGCACAAGGAGAATTATCAGTATGTGTGA
- the LOC109598116 gene encoding MOB kinase activator-like 2 isoform X2, whose translation MWLGKTLSRAKIDNQVRVLPLDIDQTVSCFCRKARRKEKEGTDANTSGDSKLYLEAQVLERKLPETDMRLLVDLPAGLDYNEWLASHTMALFDHVNLVYGTVSEFCTPSGCPDMTGPGQKIYLWFDEKGKKTKVAAPQYIDYVMTFIQKTISDENIFPTKYANEFPSSFESIVRKIVRLLFHVVAHLYAAHFKEVALLGLHAHLNLTFAHLTALHSRFALIDAKETEVLRDLEVALRLTGEQEAQLDVAAGDRPDVAVAATEGGDAEGARALNQDDANSDNKS comes from the exons ATGTGGTTGGGCAAAACTTTGTCGCGAGCCAAAATCGACAATCAAGTCCGTGTTCTACCACTGGACATTGACCAAACTGTCAGCTGTTTCTGCCG GAAGGCCAGACGTAAAGAAAAAGAGGGAACAGATGCAAACACCAGCGGCGACTCGAAACTGTACCTGGAGGCACAAGTCCTGGAAAGGAAGCTGCCCGAAACAGACATGAGACTCCTAGTCGATTTGCCAGCTGGTCTGGACTACAACGAGTGGCTCGCGTCGCACA CGATGGCCCTATTCGACCACGTGAACCTAGTGTACGGGACAGTTAGTGAATTTTGTACTCCCTCCGGTTGTCCAGATATGACAGGTCCAGGTCAAAA AATATATTTGTGGTTTGACGAGAAGGGAAAGAAGACGAAAGTGGCCGCCCCTCAATATATAGATTATGTGATGACTTTTATTCAGAAAACTATAagtgatgaaaatatttttcctactAAATATG CAAATGAATTTCCCTCGTCGTTCGAGTCAATAGTGCGCAAGATCGTGCGGCTGCTGTTCCACGTGGTGGCCCACCTTTACGCGGCCCATTTCAAAGAGGTGGCGCTGCTCGGCCTCCACGCCCACCTGAACCTGACGTTCGCCCATCTGACCGCCTTGCACAGCCGATTCGCGCTGATCGACGCTAAGGAGACGGAGGTGTTGCGTGATCTGGAGGTCGCGTTGCGACTGACCGGCGAGCAGGAGGCGCAGCTGGATGTGGCGGCGGGCGATAGGCCGGATGTGGCGGTCGCAGCGACCGAGGGCGGCGATGCGGAGGGGGCGCGGGCTCTGAACCAGGACGACGCCA atagCGACAATAAATCCTAA
- the LOC109598116 gene encoding MOB kinase activator-like 2 isoform X1: MWLGKTLSRAKIDNQVRVLPLDIDQTVSCFCRKARRKEKEGTDANTSGDSKLYLEAQVLERKLPETDMRLLVDLPAGLDYNEWLASHTMALFDHVNLVYGTVSEFCTPSGCPDMTGPGQKIYLWFDEKGKKTKVAAPQYIDYVMTFIQKTISDENIFPTKYANEFPSSFESIVRKIVRLLFHVVAHLYAAHFKEVALLGLHAHLNLTFAHLTALHSRFALIDAKETEVLRDLEVALRLTGEQEAQLDVAAGDRPDVAVAATEGGDAEGARALNQDDASKSTNFLSR; the protein is encoded by the exons ATGTGGTTGGGCAAAACTTTGTCGCGAGCCAAAATCGACAATCAAGTCCGTGTTCTACCACTGGACATTGACCAAACTGTCAGCTGTTTCTGCCG GAAGGCCAGACGTAAAGAAAAAGAGGGAACAGATGCAAACACCAGCGGCGACTCGAAACTGTACCTGGAGGCACAAGTCCTGGAAAGGAAGCTGCCCGAAACAGACATGAGACTCCTAGTCGATTTGCCAGCTGGTCTGGACTACAACGAGTGGCTCGCGTCGCACA CGATGGCCCTATTCGACCACGTGAACCTAGTGTACGGGACAGTTAGTGAATTTTGTACTCCCTCCGGTTGTCCAGATATGACAGGTCCAGGTCAAAA AATATATTTGTGGTTTGACGAGAAGGGAAAGAAGACGAAAGTGGCCGCCCCTCAATATATAGATTATGTGATGACTTTTATTCAGAAAACTATAagtgatgaaaatatttttcctactAAATATG CAAATGAATTTCCCTCGTCGTTCGAGTCAATAGTGCGCAAGATCGTGCGGCTGCTGTTCCACGTGGTGGCCCACCTTTACGCGGCCCATTTCAAAGAGGTGGCGCTGCTCGGCCTCCACGCCCACCTGAACCTGACGTTCGCCCATCTGACCGCCTTGCACAGCCGATTCGCGCTGATCGACGCTAAGGAGACGGAGGTGTTGCGTGATCTGGAGGTCGCGTTGCGACTGACCGGCGAGCAGGAGGCGCAGCTGGATGTGGCGGCGGGCGATAGGCCGGATGTGGCGGTCGCAGCGACCGAGGGCGGCGATGCGGAGGGGGCGCGGGCTCTGAACCAGGACGACGCCAGTAAGTCGACTAATTTCCTATCAAG atag